The nucleotide sequence CAGCTGGATCAGGGCCGGCGGGGCTTCGGGGCTCACGACGTGGGGGTTGTCGGGGTTGGGAGCGACGGCCCTGATGCGATAGAGGCCGAGGGCCACGGAGAGGGCTACGAGCCACGCCCATAGCGCGCCGGCGAGGGAGGCGGAAACCACGGCCGGCGCTTCCAACAGTTCCATTCCGGGAAGAAAAGCGGAGTTTTGGAAACAGCAACGCGAACGGTGAGCAGTAGATATAAGGGTGGAATAGCGAAACGTGGACCGTCGGATTCGGCACTCGTCGGATGGGGAAAGACGACGGGAATGGAGCGCCGGAGATGCAGCTTCGAAGAGAAGCAACGAGGCGACGCGTgtaaggcggaggaggaggtggtggtggtggaagagTTCGCCTCCCGTGTCTCGACCGAACCAGCATATAGGGAAAGGTCTCTTTACTATTAGTTCCTTGAGTGGACCGCGCTTCCGGCGCATCCAACGACCAATGAAAAGAGTCCTTTTACGCGTTGATGACAGAAAGGGCATCTCATCGTCCACGTCAGATGGGGGCCACTGTAAACTTCCTATAGTGGACCGAGAAGGCAAGTTCATGTGGAGGCCCAACAAAGATATACATGAGTCCAACATCAACAAGTTCTTTTGAAGTACAAGAAATATATATTGAATTATAAAGGACATTTTAACTAAAAAACCTTGAGGGTTTAATCAAATAGCATCCCATACTTGATTTTTATCTATGGActttttttattatcaatttgATGAAAATATCCCTCTCCCTCCATTAGTAGCCTCCGATTATCATCGTCGTTGTCGTCCCTTTCTCCCACCGCGAGCAGCACCgccctctcttcttttctctttccttcGTCATCTTCTCTCTTCTCATTTTCTTTCATCTATTTTCCTCTTTGTCTACTAAGATCTTTTCGTGCTCATTAAATGAGAAAGAGCGAAAGAATAAAGGAGGAAGCAAACAGTCAACAAGCAAAAAGAgatgaggagaggaagaaggcaaGGGTGGCATTAGTCACTCTGATGGGAGCAAGGGACAACGAGCGATATCGTTTGTGGTGATAGCAAAAGAAAATAGCAAAAGAGATATGACAGTCAACGGTGATATTTATGATTGAAAGTTATTAATAGATGAAGAAAGATATTCttcattaaattaataaaaaaaaatatccaatgtaaaaataagataaaatgaccaattataaatataatccttATTAACtatgaaaaatatatttactaaaatatttataagatctttacctatttttattaattatgcataacatgtctttTCAGATGGGATGGCGGTTTATCGAAGGCCTATGAAGCTATGCTTTTGGAGGAGGCTACAAGAAAACAAAGGCGATGCCAACATGAGACTAAAGCCAAAGGCTATGGTCAATCTGATCCTAATGAGAAAGTTGGGAGTGTGAGTTGCATTTGTCAAGGGGAATGAGAGAGAAAGGTCGGAAGTAATTTATTGACGAAGGAAAATTTGCAACAATCATAAATTCCAACTACCTCTAACTTTACTTTTCCTATGAATTTTTTTTGTATagcataatatttttaataaatcaagataattaaaatatattttcttatccGTCTTCATTTTTATGTCTTCAGCTACGCACTCTTCACACCGTAGAGTCTCTTGTAACTATGTTTATACTATAGTAAATACTTTTATTATGTTTTTCTCTaagtgatatgattattattttagctCAGTTATAGCTCGACACCTTATTCAatctaaatattaattaattatatatgttatAACATAATAtctcataataatatattattaaaaatatttaatctcttaTAATCGAATGTATAACGAaggttttaaaaattaataagctcctattaacttaatcgtcAGACAAATTTTACCGAATAAAAAGTATTAAGAGTGAAATcaatgaattaaatatttttcGTCGAGTTTTTCATCAGATTAAGTCATCCATGAATTTTAAGTTTTAGATTGCGTCCCCTATTTTCTTTAGATCAATCTAATAAATAACTAATGCTTACTAtatgtatattatttttaatgaatagatcatatataaataaatatataaaagataaTGGTTTCTAGAGATTCctatatttgaaattatatattattattattattattatttaaaatgcaTTATTGATGGCAATGGAAGAGCACCAAACCAATTCACCAAACAAAGGCTCTTGTCATCTTCCACAAGCCAACTTGGGTGGTGGTGCATTCCTCCCACCGCCATCAAGCGGTCCCCCATACTTCATATGTCTTCCACATAAAAGCATGAATGGATTCTCAATCTCCTCCTtcgttccttccttccttccttatcTCTTCctccccccatgatcatcatcagAACACACACAAGAAACAAAGAAGCAAGAAATGCACTGAACTCAATTAACTACGTGCATTTAGGACCTTAGGTGCTAGCTAGCCACACTTTCTAGCCAATTAGGTACATGAAGTCAAATGATTGATCGGTCTGACCAAGAATTGCATCAAACGACTTTGACATTTATTTATAGCTCTGCTCAACATTACAAAACGATCCATctcatcaaataataataattagaattagaattagaATGTAATTTTGTTGTCATAGATAGAAATGatcataacaataacaacaatataGTGCTAGTCATCTATTTATTATATAGCAACATAATTCGATATATATTTCTTTCTATGTTTATTCATCCCTCTGTCTAATCAAAAGAACATCCAAATCCAATCAAGAAAGGGGCAGTGTAGAAGAGAATGGCGTAGGGAGTAAGCACAACATACGCATATAggccaatgaatgaatgaatgaatgaatgaatagaGTGAGTGAGAGAAGCGAACACGTAGTGTTTAGATTGGATGGGCCCCTCATCCTGTGGTGCCCACTCGAACCTTACGGTGGTTGAATCACATGGACTCCAGCTCTGGGGTCCACTATCAGTAAGTGATGATGGTCCCCTTCCCTTGTGCTTTCTCCCTTCCAAGACAAGCCCACAGTAATGGGTCCTCAACTACTTGCTTACATAGATAGCTCTATGTAATATAATATTAGTATGTTATGTGTATTTATTATGTTCATAACATAGTGAAGAAAATTATTTTATCCGGATCAATATTTCTGATAACACAAGATCCATGATCTTGTTCGGTTTCACACCATTTCCAATAAAATCTAGCAAAACTTGTTTCGATCGGATCGCGACCGACCGATCGACGGACCGAATTTGCATTTGGTTGGATTCAGGTTTTTTTTGTGTTGTAATATGTAATACTGTCATTTTAAATAAACTAAGTTGTGGAATTATTTTCTCCATTTGCTTTCACTTAGTATAAGTAAATGGGTTTGTGGTGTGATTGGAGAAGCAACATGGTTGGTTCCCATGAACTTGTAATTTCCAAGTTTCCCCAATAATTCTTTTGCAATATATAGCCATAATCACAGCATATTAATGGTATTATTTAGTTGATTGAAGAATATATGTTATTAATGTCACTAAATCAGTTCTACATTCTTAGGTTGATGTCCCAAAGGCATtctagcatctctctctctctctctctctgtatactAGAGAGAAAtggaatatataaatatatgtttggAACATTAGGACTCTTATATTCACATGAGAATGCATTGGGTTTGATCTTCCTACATTGGCTTGATTTTTCTCACTTCAGACtgttcactttcttttctttgtgaATTGTCTTTTGATAAGTCCTTTGCattctaaattattataagattctcAATTCATATGCTTTTTTCTACTAGCAAGTTTTGTGTTATGGAAGGAGAATATATTCTGACATGCAAAAAGGTGTGCTTAAATCTTTAGTTGATGTGAAATATGACACCAGTAGGAGTCTCCCATGGATACAGCACTTTTCATTTCTATGTCATGATGTTTGGCATCACAAAAGATTTTGAAGGCAAACCTTTTATATAGCATTATTCAATATAAAAGAATGAAATAAGTAAAAACCATGTCTATGAACAGCTCAACTTTCTTGCTGAATGAAACAGAAATCTTACATAAAAATAAGAGTAATACCACACAATCAGACTTCAAAGTTTTCTAATCGACAACATTAGTTTGCTCATCGACGAATACTTAAAGTCACCAAACCGAAGGATCCAACAATTACATAAGATCTATACTGCTAAATCCAAATTAACCACTTGTACAATTTTCACTTTGTGAAAATGGCACATTGTAGATTATTAGGATCATGAGCCAATCATTTTACCCTCACTCAGATGCTAAAACATCAAGAGAATTGAGGATGCTTGCACATTGCTGACTGCAGAAACAGTAGCAAATGCAAcaatgtcttttagtatttataGCAACCCCATGAGGCCTCGTTTAGTTGCCTTCCAGGACTAGGAAACTGCCTTGTACTTTAGCCACCATTGAGAGACATGAGGAGCCACTCCTGCTCCAAGCACGCCGTCAACAGAAGCGTGGAGGTGGAGAAGCCAAACCACAAAGAAGAACCGCATCTATCCGGTGCGTACATTCGTAGTCTTGTCAAGCAACTGAGCTCCTCTAGGTCCAGAGCTTCAACAGATCCATCGTCAGCGAAAGAGGAGGTTGTAGGTGGTGTTTTCCAAGATCTTGGCAGCCATGGTGAGCACCTTCATGGagcacagcaacaacaacaattaCCAAGGTCAAGGCCACCTAAGAAACAAGTGAGAAGAAGACTCCACACAACCAGGCCTTACCAGGAAAGATTGTTCAACATGGCAGAAGCTCGAAGAGAGATTGTAGCTGCCCTCAGATTGCACAGAGCTGCCATTAAACAAGCAAATGAACATCAGCAACAACAACAGAACTCGGCACCAGTATCAAATTTCAACCTCTCTGCACCGCCCTCGAAAGAAACATCGAATGAGCTGATGGGTTCTGTGAGGAACACTACAAATCATCTGCCGAATTACAACTTTACTAACTACTTGCATGGCGCTCCTTTCTCGCCCATAActttcccttcttccttctcgtGGGCTTGTCCATCGATTACACCTTTGTCCATCTCTGATAACCTGAATTTTCCTTTGCCTGATCAGCCATTAGGCCTAAACCTCAACCTTCAAAGTTTCAAGGATATCGACATTTCCTTGCGCCACAACCACCGCGATCAACAACCAATTGAATCATCACAAGCTTCATCATCGTCTTGTTCTTATTCTCCTCCTAGTGCCATGTTGGGTATAGAATTACTGGCTGTCTCAAACAATTCCAAACAAGCCTCTCAAGTTCGATTGGACCCTGCATCCATGCCGCTGCACCTGGCGATGGATGATGAAGAGATGGCAGAGATACATTCAATTGGGGAACAACACGACATGGAGTGGAATGATAAAGTGAATTTGGCAACAACAGCATGGTGGAGTAAATTCCTGAAAAGCATGGAAGGTGGCCTAGAGGAGAGAGAGGGTGGAGTCGGTGCAGATAGGCTTCATGTGTTTGATGAGTTCCTAGATATACCATCTTGGTTAAATGATGGTGTCGAAGGGAATACAAAGGAGACTTCCTCTTGTCAGCAAGATTTGGATGACAATTTTCAAGTGGAGGATTATTTGCAAGATACATCCTTGGCAAGGTAAGTGAAAAAATTTATGTTTCCAAAGGTTTAGATCAGTTTTGATCAATTGCAATCCATGAcacaatcaatacaaagcctaatTCTTTTACTGACTGTTTAATTTTTCTGAAAGCCacgaaaaaaaaatctatcttcTGAATTTCAATATCTGCTGAATACAAAGCCTAATTCTTTTACTGACTGTTTACTTTTTCTGAAAGCCacgaaaaaaaaatctatcttcTGAATTTCAATATCTGCTGAATACAAAGCCTAATTCTTTTACTGACTGTTTACTTTTTCTGAAAGCcacgaaaaaaaaaatctatcttcTGAATTTCAATATCTGCTGAATACAAAGCCTAATTCTTTTACTGACTGTTTACTTTTTCTGAAAGCCacgaaaaaaaaatctatcttcTGAATTTCAATATCTGCTGAAACAACGATAGATCAAAATTTGATGAGATTGGCATACGTTGAATTTTAGCTGCAAAAAATTAGTCATCATGTGGCCTAGCCACAAAGTCTTCTGCATGTGATTTAAGTCACAGACAGCATGATCATCAGAAAGACCTTCATTTATTCGGCTGACACATTATGCTGAAACTTATTGTCTTTtgcttgtggtttttattttctcTTGCAGCTTGGATATTGGAGAAATTGGATATTGGTAAGAAGAATGGTTTTCAGAGCGAGAATGATGATTTTTGACAAGGGCTATTTCATCAATACTTCAATAAAATGAAACTCAAGGTTCTCTTGGAGATTGCAGTGTAATGAGACTCACAATTTTCAAAGAAATCTTTCATCATGACCCAAATAAAGTGCTCTCTTAGATATAGAATGGCAAGTTCAAGAGTTGAATACAATGTAACAGGGAACAGTTTCATTTTCTTTGAGatgtcaaagtttttgtttttgttgtttgttACTGACTGTGATGGATGTGATGTGAAATGACTAAATTGATGACTATATATAAGCCACACTACTGGACTTAAAATTCAGATTACCACAGAGCATACCTTGATTAAGACATTTGAATaattgattaaaagaaaaatagagAACTCAATCAATGTAGAGCAGGTAACTCAACTATATCACATATTATCCATTCTAATACAATAAAGTTTCATTTGAGATTAAATTGTGATCTTCCATTCAAAAGGATCAATCCTAACCACATCTGAATTTGGTTTGATTAATCCAACAAGAAGACTCTGGATgtggaatttttcagattttctgAACAATTATAGCCATTGAAGCACGTCTTTTTATTTCCTCAAATTTCTTGTATGATTTTGGGATTGTATTTTTCTAGCTAAGAGTCGTAGTGAGGAATTTATCTGTGATATTTACAAGAATTTTGTTCATAAGATCATAAGAAAAGTTTGAACTCACTTGTTATATCCCCCTCCCAGTCTATCAAGCAATAATCAGTTTACTAGCAACAAGATGTTTTCCTTTTAACTTCTATGATTTAGTTTCAACTTTAACCTAGCTTCTTAAGATCATCACAGAAAGCATGGCCAAGGAAGTTGTCACCTTGGTGAGGTTGCCAATCCTAGTTGATTGCCACTGCACAAGGTCCAAGCTAAAAATGAGCATTCATTCATGATCTCTGTGAAGTATACTGTAACGAACATTTCAGAAACGTTCCCCACCTAATTTAATGTAAGCCTAACAGGTTTCCATATTTCAAGACTATGCAGTAGAAGACAAGATTAACAATGAAAGAGAACATGAGGCGGTAATTGGGAAAAGAAACTAGTGGCTGCTACTTTCGAAAGAAATTTGAGTTACTTTTTATGCTAGATGTCATTCATGACATCATTCTTCTTGTAACACTGTATGATATGAGTCCAGGAACTTTGGCAACAATGATTAGGTAAAAGATCTTAGAAACAAAAAGTGCTTTTTCATGAACCTTAAAATCTCAAATTAAGGAAGTAGTGCCTTCACTTCATTTTCTTATAAACAGATTTTCAAATGACAAAGGTTGTTGATGTTGTCTAGATATGTAGGAACAGACTCTGATGAAACAGAGGATACTGATGAAGGTGGTTGATGTTGTCTAGAGAATGTTAGAGAACATAAATGATATTCCAAAATGTGGATGAGTTGCAGGTTTTCTTAAACCTTGTTAGAAAATTTGGTTTCCTAAACTCTTTGCTAATCCAATCATCCTGCTGGGAGGACCAAATCAAAATGTATCCTCATTAGAAAAATAACTTACATATTTGTTCCTCACCACAAATTGCCCTTATGGTAGCCTTTTCTCCAGTAATCAAGCATATGGACGTTTTGCAGAAATGAAGCATATGAATTTTAACTATCACTTTTCTACCTTCAGCATATTATTAGTTCTGAGTTCTGACAAGATATGGTGTCCTAGTAATTTTGTCAGGTGTGTAGCTGTTCAGGCAATCAAACGATTCTAGATCTGTAAACTTTTGTCACGGGACCGAACTATATAGGACCTACGGTCTGTCAGAAAAATCTCCATTTGCTTCTGCAACTGTTATTTCTTTCATCCTCCTCTCTTTTTCATTGGTTATGTATCACTTCTCTGATCATTTACTACCTGGTCACCTAGGTTAGCAAttcaaatattgaaaggcataTTGAGATTTAAgcacaaaaataaaaatctaatgaaCTGCAATCAAAAAAGAAAACGAAAGAAAAAAATCATTACATGTTAGCATGAAACTTTGGATTTGGCAGCTAGATTCAGTGCAACAATAGCAGTCTATCAGGGGACATACAAGTATATAGAGATGAAAGACTAAATTACTGCTGTAGTCGGTGAAGAGGAAGTGCTTTGTCTCAAATTGGCCATATGAAAATATATTAACCTATATAATGCTTATATATTGTTTCAGAAAAAATCAACTAACACTTTTCCACCAAGAATACTGGGATATGTGGTCTAGAATAGAGGTTAAGAGACTAAGCTTGTCTCCCCATTGTGTTAGCAGACATTCTTTTAGACATGTATGTGCATCATACAAACTGAAGTTGTAGTGTCACACAATATCAGAAACTATACAAGATTAACAACAAATTGAATGTTTATGTTCTTGCCAACCAAGCCTTGACATAGTGTCTGATTTTCTTTCTTTATCTTAAAAAATTTCTTGGCACAAATCATCATGGAGATGTGCCTAAGTATATGACCTAACTAATTTTGCATGCACGAAATCACTTGTTTGTTGTAACACAAAAAAAGGGGTGCATGTTCTTTTAAACAACAAAAGTTGAACTACAACCTCTCCAACATCACAACAATTTTCAGATAGttctcttcatcatcatcatcacaaagATGTAAAATTGATAACCAAGTTATATATAAGATATAAGATTCTACATGGACTAGTCTTGCTCAAAACAGAGAAATAGGTAAAACCACCCACATTTTCTACTGTAAATTTTTAAGGAGTGGATGAAAGCCTTTCTTATATCCTTTGCCTCAATCAAAATGATATGGGCAGAAATATTGAAAATTTCAGGTTTTACAACATCCCTAATAGAGGCATTTTTCCATTAAAAAAGGTAAATCTTGCAGGAGGCATGATGAGAAAGGAGACACATCCCAACACTGAGAGGATAATAACAGACTAAAGTGGCCATTGCCTTGAACTtctgaaagaaagaaaggaagaagaggaggtataATGAGACAGACTAAAGGTGGCATGGCCTTACTTCTGAGAAGGTCTGTTCCCACCAATCCCTTCACCACCAGCACTGAGAAGAGGTGCAGCAGACAAATGGGGGTCATCCACCAATCCCCCAAAGTGTAGAAACCTTCCTTCCAAACCCCTCTTCTTCTTATCATACAAGGGTAAGAAGTAAAACAGGGGAAGGAAGATTAAAAGATGTGGTACCAACAACTGATCCTGCAgactggctctctctctctcgctctctctcactctctctttctctcttcattCTCACACAAACATTTGTATTCTTGTAGTTGTCTCTTTTTGGTTATTTGAGATGATACATCCTAAAGTTAGATGAATGCCAAAACTAAGCATTAATTGTAAAACTGGTCAAGCATTGATTTGGCACCATCTACTTAAATGTGGCAGAGTGATTCATTTCCTGGACTCTTTAATGATGCTCTGGCTGCCCAAACATCAAAATCACTGCCATCTCCACATAAATGACAGAGTCATACTTGGTAGTGAACTGACAGCTGCGTTTTGGTGGTATGAATTCCCCACCATTGTCAATGCAAGACACTGATCTGCTCTAGCAAGTGGAGCATGCAGTTCATCCACCATAGTCTGCTGCCAGCATGACAGGGATTATGTTGGATTGGGTCAGACCTCGAACCAGCCACCCCTCTACTGGTTGTGACCATGACACATGCCTTCTATCtatcttttctttattattatcattCATTCTTATTATTGATGTTGTTGCTGTTGACTACCTAAAGAGTCAAATAGTTGaatcatcaaaatattttatatacaacCAATTAAACTTGCAGTTGAGCATTAAAAAGGATCCACAATGGCCTTTTGGGTCATTGTCATTTAAATTCTTCCTCCTGCTAATATGGATCTATGACGAGATTCATTTCTTGCCATCGTCCGTGTCATCAGCCACATGGATTCGAAGCTTCTGTATGATCAATTGTTGTCTTCTTGTCGCTTGCGTGCTCGAGCTTACCATCTTACTACCACCTGAATGATCGATCATCGTTTGTTGACCCATCAACTGTTTGTGGTTTTGACTAACTAACTTCAAGTGCTCCGTGCACGTACGTGGACGGGCACACGGCACCATTGTTTTCGAGAAGAATGCACGTTGAACAAGCGTCCGATGATACGAGTTGAATGGTCAGCTGTCGGATGCTGCATCCGTACATCTATTGGACGGTGAGCTTAGTCAACGTGTCCGAGGTTGGACGGAACGATTGTCCGTGTACATCGATCACATAGCGTTGAAACTATTTTTGATTAACGTTCGCTGTGTGCACACTAACATCGGCTCAGCATTTACGTCATTTTGATGAGAATTCAATGCTAGAAATTTGACAGggtttactttttctttttcctttaaaTTCAATCTGAACTCACGACGGTAAACATCGTTGAAATACCAAGTATATGTTTCCatctgaaataataataataatatcactgATGTTGTTTAGTTTGATGTTGCTTCCATAAAACTAATATTATTCTGTACTTACTTGGAGTTTCATTATCATCTAACCGATGCACAAGTGCCTGACTCCAATCAAATTAATCATGATAATTATAATATGAGTTTAGCTCttttatgtgtgtatatatagcaGTAGTACTTTTGTACAGATATTTAATTATGTTTCTGAGAAATTGCCATACGAAACTTTTGTTTTGGGTTCTGAATTAACCCAGCTAAGCAAAGTGGAGCCCAACCTATCCTTAGTCAAATGACAGGAATGGTGCTGATATGGCAATTCCAGATATCATGGGCCCACAAGCCAAGCATCATGATAGTTAAGCCCGTTGGTCTCAACAGTTGAATCATCGGGATATCTCATCAGAGACTATCAAGAGAGCTGACAGTCGTATAGTTTATTGTCGACGACTATAACTTTTTGTGATGATGTTGCAAActtatttctcaagtttcatttttAGACACAATAAAATGGACTGAGAATTAATATTAGAAATTCCAGAGAGGTGATGAGCTATATATGTCATCGGTAGAAGCAGCAACAGCACCCCAAGCATCCTCATCCTCCTCGGTCCACCACTCCGGTAGTGCTCCTGCTGCTACGAAAGAATCCTCCATCATCAATCCCTCTACTGCCGTCGTCACCGAGCTCCCCTTCCCTTGACCCACCGCCTCCGTCGAATTCTCCCCGCCACTCTCCTGTGCTTCCCCAGCAGGCCGCCTCGTCTCCTCCTGCGCGAACTGCATGGCCGCCGCCCGTATCTCCTCCTTGCTCAGCCTCTCCGCCGAGGGTATTTGGGGCGGCTGGTCGGGGAAGTTGAACGCCGcacgagtgccacggagacagtaCACGGCAGCATCGTAGGCCCTGGCGGCCTGCTCGGCGGTGGGGTGGGAGCCGAGCCACAGCCTCTCCCGGCTGTTGGGAAACCGCACCTCTGCGACCCACGAGCCCCACTTCCTCATCCGCACTCCCTTGTATCGCGGTGACGACGACGATGACTGCGCTTGCTTGCCGGTGGCCGCCTTCTCCATGTCTTTCTCGCTCCCTCCGTAACGTCCTACGCTTCTCTCTCGGATCGATTCGCAATGGCTTTCCAAATGAGGCGGGAAGAATGGGCGCGTATTTAAAAGGAGAGAGAGACAGGGGAAGGCCGCATGGAGACGCGGTCGGATGTTGCTGGCACGCTTGTCTTGTGGACGGTGAGCTACGTAGCTCCACCT is from Musa acuminata AAA Group cultivar baxijiao chromosome BXJ3-8, Cavendish_Baxijiao_AAA, whole genome shotgun sequence and encodes:
- the LOC135645118 gene encoding uncharacterized protein LOC135645118 — its product is MRSHSCSKHAVNRSVEVEKPNHKEEPHLSGAYIRSLVKQLSSSRSRASTDPSSAKEEVVGGVFQDLGSHGEHLHGAQQQQQLPRSRPPKKQVRRRLHTTRPYQERLFNMAEARREIVAALRLHRAAIKQANEHQQQQQNSAPVSNFNLSAPPSKETSNELMGSVRNTTNHLPNYNFTNYLHGAPFSPITFPSSFSWACPSITPLSISDNLNFPLPDQPLGLNLNLQSFKDIDISLRHNHRDQQPIESSQASSSSCSYSPPSAMLGIELLAVSNNSKQASQVRLDPASMPLHLAMDDEEMAEIHSIGEQHDMEWNDKVNLATTAWWSKFLKSMEGGLEEREGGVGADRLHVFDEFLDIPSWLNDGVEGNTKETSSCQQDLDDNFQVEDYLQDTSLASLDIGEIGYW
- the LOC135645180 gene encoding ethylene-responsive transcription factor ERF017-like — translated: MEKAATGKQAQSSSSSPRYKGVRMRKWGSWVAEVRFPNSRERLWLGSHPTAEQAARAYDAAVYCLRGTRAAFNFPDQPPQIPSAERLSKEEIRAAAMQFAQEETRRPAGEAQESGGENSTEAVGQGKGSSVTTAVEGLMMEDSFVAAGALPEWWTEEDEDAWGAVAASTDDIYSSSPLWNF